From Panicum hallii strain FIL2 chromosome 2, PHallii_v3.1, whole genome shotgun sequence, a single genomic window includes:
- the LOC112881909 gene encoding zinc finger protein 36-like, which translates to MSLAMSPDATLDVSSKPPVPPPSPPRVDSWARGGRRSKRRAGSPGGGGGAEQSEEEYLALSLLMLSRGVRGDAAEDSGGVAASAKGAGAAAAKASQQGYECSVCGKVYPSYQALGGHKTSHRKPQTPPTAPAPQAAPAPAGDEPAPLGPGVAHAEEKVHQCSLCLRTFPSGQALGGHKRLHYEGGGAAGADGVKADKDAAAKTKASAAHATSVLRDFDLNLPAAAAAAATTTVEDAESALPEAKRARMMLLVV; encoded by the coding sequence ATGTCGCTCGCCATGTCGCCCGACGCGACCCTCGACGTGTCCAGCAAgccgccggtgccgccgccgtccccgccgcGGGTGGACTCGTGGGCTCGCGGGGGACGCCGCTCCAAGCGCCGCGCCGGgagccccggcggcggcggaggagccgAGCAGTCGGAGGAGGAGTACCTCGCGCTCTCCCTCCTTATGCTCTCGCGCGGCGTCCGCGGCGACGCCGCCGAGGACAGCGGCGGGGTCGCCGCCTCCGCCAagggcgccggcgcggccgccgCTAAGGCGAGCCAGCAGGGGTACGAGTGCTCCGTCTGCGGCAAGGTGTACCCGTCGTACCAGGCGCTCGGCGGGCACAAGACGAGCCACAGGAAGCCGCAGACGCCGCCAACAGCCCCGGCGCCGCAGGCGGCCCCGGCCCCGGCGGGCGACGAGCCGGCGCCCCTCGGCCCCGGCGTCGCGCACGCGGAggagaaggtgcaccagtgctCGCTCTGCCTCCGCACGTTCCCGTCGGggcaggcgctgggcgggcACAAGCGGCTGCACtacgagggcggcggcgccgcgggcgcGGACGGGGTCAAGGCCGACAAGGACGCCGCCGCCAAGACCAAGGCCAGCGCAGCCCATGCGACTTCCGTGCTCAGGGACTTCGACCTCAACCTGCCGGCTGCGGCCGCAGCGGCCGCCACGACGACGGTGGAGGATGCCGAGAGCGCGCTTCCGGAGGCCAAGCGGGCGCGCATGATGCTGCTCGTGGTCTGA